A genome region from Mauremys reevesii isolate NIE-2019 linkage group 12, ASM1616193v1, whole genome shotgun sequence includes the following:
- the LOC120375760 gene encoding putative surface protein SACOL0050 has translation MGCQLSKKKGFCRICKKCKDQKAEGAAEINETHAVAHTSQEASECTESQPFTGTRKDTEQATVEAQPRRSDGVPAAPSSQETPEDTEETLSVLQTVQGYEAQTTAQSTGKASQDTDAQPAAEMEQEIGEAEPNTKVTQNRQPVKQDWQLASCITEDYVEDQPALEAMQEAGKMDTTVQTTVEIVEGQPTAENIQETPQYTGETQPTLQTAQEREVQPISESEQEAGETQSAGKTTEETEAWPDADRVQESRAHSVTQDREPAAQCLSVACTTDVTKQAAQEEQAQTTACSTRESWTVQDEAEVYPAAQTKEQTGAQLVAHGPLETQPTIQTIEAPQGTTKNMQIMEDISVGPAEPKASQESPLEPVTIPIKLTIEKTQPTAQATQEMEALHPAQTKELKENQGQQNDVDSQSPSDLAGYKERRGNSAIQEEEDQAPELEVAEVPKPEQQQLNVEQLAPPRELPFSHVPENHVEKCQLLEEAENAETPIPSETQGSEGEMALASDSTANSDAVPASEEPQRTEVTDSMSEPYNLCRRTCCT, from the coding sequence ATGGGGTGCCAACTCAGTAAGAAGAAAGGGTTCTGCAGGATTTGTAAGAAATGTAAGGACCAGAAGGCTGAAGGAGCTGCTGAGATTAATGAGACACATGCTGTTGCACATACCTCACAGGAGGCTTCTGAATGCACCGAGAGCCAGCCTTTCACAGGGACTAGGAAAGACACTGAGCAAGCCACTGTTGAAGCACAGCCTAGGAGGTCCGATGGGGTGCCTGCTGCACCCAGCTCACAGGAGACACCAGAAGACACTGAAGAAACCCTGTCTGTTCTGCAGACTGTACAAGGCTATGAAGCCCAGACTACTGCACAGAGCACAGGAAAGGCCTCCCAGGACACTGATGCCCAGCCTGCTGCAGAGATGGAGCAAGAGATTGGAGAAGCTGAGCCTAATACAAAGGTAACACAGAACAGGCAACCTGTTAAACAGGACTGGCAGCTGGCTTCATGCATCACAGAAGACTACGTAGAAGATCAGCCTGCACTTGAGGCAATGCAAGAAGCTGGTAAGATGGACACTACTGTACAGACAACAGTGGAGATTGTTGAGGGCCAACCTACTGCAGAGAACATACAAGAGACTCCCCAATACACTGGTGAAACCCAGCCTACTCTACAGACTGCTCAAGAAAGAGAGGTCCAGCCCATATCTGAGTCTGAACAAGAGGCTGGTGAGACTCAGTCTGCTGGAAAGACAACAGAAGAAACTGAGGCTTGGCCTGATGCAGACAGAGTACAAGAGTCTAGGGCCCATTCTGTTACACAGGACAGAGAGCCTGCTGCCCAGTGTCTGTCGGTTGCATGCACCACAGATGTGACTAAGCAGGCTGCACAAGAGGAGCAGGCGCAAACCACTGCATGCAGTACAAGAGAAAGTTGGACTGTACAGGATGAAGCTGAGGTCTACCCTGCTGCACAAACCAAAGAACAAACTGGAGCCCAGCTTGTAGCACATGGTCCACTTGAGACCCAGCCAACTATACAGACCATAGAGGCTCCACAAGGTACTACTAAAAACATGCAGATTATGGAAGACATTAGTGTGGGCCCTGCAGAACCCAAGGCTTCTCAAGAGAGTCCACTGGAACCTGTGACCATTCCTATTAAACTAACAATAGAAAAGACCCAACCTACTGCACAGGCCACACAAGAGATGGAGGCTCTACATCCTGCACAGACCAAAGAATTGAAGGAGAACCAGGGTCAGCAGAATGACGTGGATTCCCAGTCCCCTAGTGATCTTGCAGGATACAAGGAGAGACGGGGGAATTCTGCAATTCAAGAGGAGGAAGATCAGGCACCTGAACTAGAGGTCGCTGAGGTACCAaaaccagagcagcagcagctgaatgTGGAGCAACTGGCACCTCCTCGAGAACTACCATTTTCTCATGTCCCTGAAAATCATGTAGAAAAGTGCCAGCttttggaggaggctgaaaatGCTGAGACTCCCATACCCTCAGAAACCCAAGGATCTGAGGGTGAAATGGCCCTAGCATCAGACTCCACAGCTAACAGTGACGCTGTACCTGCTTCAGAGGAGCCCCAGCGAACAGAAGTAACTGACTCCATGTCTGAGCCCTATAACCTATGCAGAAGGACCTGTTGCACCTGA